A window of Epinephelus fuscoguttatus linkage group LG24, E.fuscoguttatus.final_Chr_v1 contains these coding sequences:
- the arl13b gene encoding ADP-ribosylation factor-like protein 13B, with protein MFSLMANCCNWLKRWREPARKVTLVMVGLDNAGKTATVRGIQGDNPQDVAPTVGFSKVDLKQGKFEVTIFDLGGGKRIRGIWKNYYSESHGVVFVVDSSDVQRIQETRETMAEVLQHPRIAGKPVLVLANKQDQEGALAEADIIENLSLEKLVNENKCLCQIEPCSAVLGYGKKVDKSIKKGLKWLLNNIAKDYEAITERVQKDTAEQRAQEDQDKKERAERVRRIRAERERQEREEAEREGRQIQEEELDDENMPSPFQPISNVISENEDKEKERRRQRELQETRTNSPKTDADQEEEEYEEDEEPDDTRQTPENASSATTGEQDKKKTRKLHLKRKHRVDPLRTEEGPAESPTPPPPPVGWATPKVSRLPKLEPLGDSRHSDFFKKPLPPLANRPRPNGDAHDIIF; from the exons ATGTTTAGCCTGATGGCGAATTGCTGCAACTGGCTGAAACGCTGGCGAGAGCCTGCAAG GAAAGTGACTCTGGTTATGGTGGGACTAGATAATGCCGGGAAGACAGCCACAGTACGAGGAATCCAAGGAG aTAATCCCCAGGATGTCGCTCCTACAGTGGGTTTTTCTAAGGTTGACTTGAAGCAGGGCAAATTTGAGGTGACCATCTTTGACCTGGGTGGTGGGAAGAGAATCCGGGGCATCTGGAAGAACTACTACTCAGAGTCACACGGTGTGGTGTTTGTGGTGGACTCCAGCGACGTCCAGAGGATCCAAGAGACGCGGGAGACCATGGCTGAGGTTCTCCAGCACCCGCGCATCGCAGGGAAACCTGTGCTAGT GCTCGCCAACAAACAAGACCAAGAGGGAGCGCTGGCTGAAGCAGACATCATTGAGAACCTGTCGTTAGAGAAGCTTGTTAACGAGAACAAGTGTCTCTGTCAGATC GAGCCATGCTCTGCCGTTCTAGGCTACGGCAAAAAGGTGGACAAGTCCATCAAGAAGGGCCTGAAGTGGCTCCTCAACAACATTGCCAAAGACTACGAGGCCATTACTGAGCGCGTGCAGAAGGACACAGCTGAGCAGCGCGCTCAGGAGGACCAGGACAAGAAGGAGAGGGCGGAGAGAGTGCGGCGGATACGAGCGGAGAG AGAACGGCAGGAACGGGAAGAAGCAGAACGCGAGGGCAGGCAGATTCAGGAAGAGGAGCTTGATGATGAAAACATGCCCAGCCCCTTCCAACCAATCAGCAACGTGATCTCTGAG AATGAGGataaagaaaaggagaggaggaggcaaaGAGAGCTGCAGGAGACCAGGACCAACAGCCCGAAGACGGATGCTgatcaggaggaagaggagtacGAGGAAGATGAAGAGCCAGACGACACAAGACAAACGCCGGAAAATGCCAGCTCAG CCACAACAGGTGAGCAAGACAAAAAGAAGACGAGGAAGCTGCACCTGAAGAGGAAGCACAGGGTGGACCCgctgaggacagaggaggggCCAGCAGAGAGCcccacccctccacctcctccag ttgGATGGGCCACACCAAAAGTTTCTAGACTGCCAAAACTAGAACCACTCGGGGACTCGAGACATTCTG ATTTTTTCAAGAAGCCTCTCCCGCCTCTCGCAAACAGGCCGCGGCCTAACGGCGACGCTCATGACATCATTTTTTAA